In Vicia villosa cultivar HV-30 ecotype Madison, WI linkage group LG7, Vvil1.0, whole genome shotgun sequence, the DNA window gtTTTCTGTAATTGTGATTTGGAATTTGTTGTTATGTTTGTTTGGTTCCAAGGTTGGAAAACCAGTGAAAGAATGCCAGGGAAACCTGAAACTGATGAATGTGGAGTAAAGCATAGTGAGCATGTTTCCATTTATTCTCATCACCCTTGGTGGCTTGAAAATGCCTCCAAATCATCTTCACTTGATCAGCTCAATTGTTCAATCATGAATTTAGAAGCCTTGGTTTCTCCTTCAGgtgtctctttagactctttctTGTATACACTTGAATTAGCTAGCATGATTGtgttagttttttttgttttgttttaaaactcagTATTCGGCCCTAGGACTGACTAATCCAGGGAGACAATTCTACCGTCCACTAGCAGGAGTCAATTATAGACTGAGGAAAGCTCTATATGACTTGTGTTAGTTTGTATGGATTCATCGGTTTTGATAGATTGATGAACATCTAAAATTAAGCATTAACAATGATATTCTAGTTCTGTTGAAAGGGAGAGAATTGTGTTTTCAATGATGAGTTTTGAATGGTAGGTTGAGAATTAACCTGAAACTATGCATATTTGGATTGGTTTATTTGAGTTTATCGACTGGTACAAGCATTCGGTAGACTATTTggaagagaacttatgaaaaacaacttataacatgtCCGTAAGTTGTTTTAAGATTATTTCTATAACTCTTTATGAtagcttatgaaaacaacttatcaGTCTCAGGTGGGGACGTTGCCAAGGAACACCGAAACATCAAACATTACCAATCCTCAACTCCATTTACCATGGACAAACACCTTGATCCAAATTCGCAGACGGAACTCGTTGGTCATTCAACTGTAAGACCTTTATCATTACATTTGTCTAATATCTGTAGAcatgattttgattttttgacaTATCTTGTTGCAGGTTTTAACATCGCCGTATTCACATCCACAATTCGGTCAATTCTTGACTACTTACGGACAACCAGCTATGGTATGCTATCAGCATATTGCGACTGTGTATGAAAATCAATCTCACTTGAACCGTCTCTTTTTGTATATCTAGACAATAACTTATCCTCCAATACAGACACGTATCTGATACCGATATGTGTCTGATACTTTCTGATATGTACCCGAAAAATTATTATTCAAGTATTTTCACTGATAGTATCAGTTTTTTAACATTCTTAATGCGTAGTACGGCTTTGTTACTAATTTACTCCGAGTCCTAACAGCTATTGGCATGAATCTAGATGAACCCTCAGCTATACCACATGCATCATACTAGAGTGCTTTTGCCACTTGAAATGGAAGAGGAACCTGTCTATGTCAATGCAAAGCAGTATCATGGTATTTTGAGGCGAAGACAGTCGCGCGCCAAGGCCGAGCTTGAAAAGAAAGTTATTAAAGTTAGAAAGGTATGGCTCATATATCTATCTACCTTATAGCATTATAATTGATCATAGTCACATGTGTGTCATTCATTTCTTACAGCCGTATCTTCACGAATCCCGTCACCTACACGCTTTGAGAAGGGCGAGAGGGAACGGCGGTCGCTTTCTCAATACAAAGAAGCTCGAACACGATTCTAATGCCGCGATAGAAAAAGGAAACGATACCGGTGCAATgttggttaccaacaaagagaATCAAGGCTCGTCGAATGCGTTACCGTCCGTGCAAAAATTACAGGGCTTCGATATTGGTTACCATGATGGAAATGGCTTTACAGGAGTATGTCATTCACAGGCAAATGGTAAACAGGAGGGTGATTTCTTTGGTAAAGAGAGGGACTCAAGTGGTGCTATTAAATGAACCTCCCTCAACTATACAGCAATAGGTAGATATTCATATTATAAACTTCATACtagaaaattttaattattttttaaatagtagCTTTCTTATCTGAATTCTTACATGTGTATTGTCTCATATATTGTAGGTGAAGATGAAGGGATTTGCCTCATCCAACTTATGATGCTGTAAATCAATGGCAATTCATTCTTGGCTCAGTTACTTAGATTATAGTGGTGAGACCCTTTGACATGGCATGGTATGGTACACTTCATGCCTTGTTTGGTCTCCCCTTGCTTGTGTTTCTCTTTACAACTCCATTTGTAAAATGggtgaaagaaataaaaaaaatcactttgGTTTGTGAATTTTATAAGGATCAATTGTGTATGACATATACTCCACAAAATAGTAAAGCTTTCATTAATCTTATCTATTCTTCCACATCATTATCTTTGAAAGGTGCTTGCTTACAAGTAAGACTTTTGTTAATTCTATATAAAATTGTTGGCATATTAGTGTTATCGCCTTATGTTTGAGGATTGCTTATTATATTTTATGTAGTTATCTCAGATTCTATAAAAATTTGACATTGTTTTTTCCGAAAGTTATTTTTCAAACACATCTTTATTTTCATTTAGTTTTGTTTGAGTGTGTTTGGAAGTTATCTTTCTGACAAACTCTTTAACTTTTATCGAGTGAGACCAAAAGAATCACAAAGGATAATTGGTGTGTCCGGAAATATATCTTTTGAAAAGTATCTGAAAGTTATCTTTTAGATAAATTTCTTTAATGTTTATTGAGTGGGGTCAAATGAAAAACAGAGGATAATGTTTAGAAGATAACTTATAGATATTATTCGAACTATAATTTTTGGATACACCGCTTTCACTTTTACAGATTGAGGTCAAATGAACAACAATATAATTAGTGCATCCGAAAGATAATTAATAGATAGAGACATTTTTAAACATTCATAGGATTGGTGAGAAATGTAATGAATATTAAATCTTCATTAATGAGTAAAGAGGTTAACATGAGTTGTTATATAGAATTACCAATGATGTATAATAGTTATGGTAGTACAACTCTATACAATAGAAACTCTTAACTACCATAACCAACTAATAACAACCTCTAAGTAACAAAAATTTTGTGTAATCAAATAACTTTTAACTATATTAATTATTTGAGAAATTAGTTAGTCTTCTCTAACTTGTTCATGGTGTGATATTCCCCTACAAGTTAGAAGATACTCACTTCATTCCTATTTATAAGCAAATTCTAACTTTTTAGGTTCATTTAATAATTGATGTATCTAACTTATATATAGtctaaatacatcatttattcaatgaatctaaaaagtcaaCATTTGTTTATAAATAGGAATGGAGGGAGTATATGTTAATCATGTTCAATTTGGATAATAGAGTGAGAAAGGGTTGTGGTAGAAGGGACATGGTGAAAAATTCATCTAGTTGGTCTTTGAAAGAAACAGATGTTTCAACATTTCAGCTTGTAGTTTCTAAAGGATAATGTGGCACTCGATCTCCAAGTGTTTGGTACGCTCGTGAAAAACTATATTAGCAGCAATCAATGTGTAGTGCACTTAAGTTGTCATAATACAAAGCTGGAAGTTTTGAAGTGGGAACTTGAAGATCGTGAAGAAGATATATCAGCCATTACATTTCACAAGTAGTTGCTGCAATAGCATGATACTCAGCTTCAGATGAGGAACGTGGGATTGTGCGTTGTTTCCTCGAGCGCCATGAAATAAGGGATTTACCAATAAAGAAACATTGGCCGGATATAGATCTACGTGTGTCTGCACGACCTTTCCGGTCAGCATCTGAAAAACCAATCAACTACATGTGTGAATATCTTGAAAAGAATAATCCACGAGCAGGGCAACCCTTTAAGTATCTGAGAATTCGTGTGGCAGCTTTATGATGAGTGATTGTGGGATTAATGATATATAGACATCAAATGTATagagaaataaaaaatttacCAAACGTGAGTTTGATGTTTAGCACTTTGATTGATTGAATGTTGGGAGTAGAAACTTAGAAGTGAGTTGAGAGAGAGTGTGAGAGTTTAAGATTTTGAAAAACTTGAAAGTAGGTTGAAAATGAGCAATGAGAAGAGGCTAGAAACTTAGAAGTTAGTTGAGAGAGTGTGGGAGTTTAAGAGTTTGAGAAACTTGAAAGTAGGTTCAAAATGAAGAAGGAGAAGAGCCTGATGTgtgtttttgataaaaaaatacttATTTACAAAACAATCCTAAATGTGGGAAGAGCAATTACCTAAGATTTATGCGAAAGTCGTCACTTTAAAATCGAAACTGATACTATgtagaaaaaaatttataacatattttaaaattatgtaaCTATACAATAGATAAATTTTGTAAATAGAAAAAGTTTTAGACCTAACAAATTTTGTTTTATGAGCCTAtgcaataaaataaaactaattaaagataaaataaagcTAATTAATATTTACAACTAACCCTTATAAACCATTACACTTGCATCCTTAAAACACTTTAAAGTGCTGGCATTTAGTATTTATCAGAATCACTAATTGAGTGTTATGAGAAAATTTTGCCTGGTTGAATTGAAACAttgtaaatcaaataaatcagCCCTGTAAACTTTATATATTTAAAGTCGGTATATGTGCTTCTATTATATTAATCAGATGGTTTCATAATTCTCTCTCAAATAAATACAGAAATAGTATAATATAACCCTTTAATCTTTAACTTTAGGCAATGACtttaaatataaactaaaattataCAAGTATGATAAATAAAACTATAAGTGTATCAAAGTAAACaagatatatataaatatacgCATGATTCATTCTGTGGCAGTGCAATGCGGTTGTCTGCATGTTTAAACTTTAGCCTGTTCTTGCAGTTGTTCCTGTTAATGGAGCCATCAAAACATCAAGAACATGCATTTAATAGAGAGGAAGAAAATGCAATGTGAAGTAACACAAACCTCTGTGACAAAGAAAGCATGGAAACCATATGGAACTCGTTGAGGCAATTCTACAACTGCAACAGGATCTGCTGACATTGTTTTTGCATCTAAGACATGCACGAATGATTTCCTACAGTATTCAAGTTAAACAGAAGATTAAGAAAAACAAAATCTAAGCCATATAAGTCACTACTATGTGTGTAGAGGAAATTGTTACCCGGTATTCTCATCATGTACAAAAAAGATCAAGTATCCGTCATCTTCTTCAGAATCGGTGCCAGGGACACGCGGGACATAAACAGCCTCAGATCCAAACCTTCCTGGTCCCAAGTCATAGAGACCTTGAACATTTCCTCCAACTTCAAGCTTTGTTTTTCCCAAATCTGGCTCGGCGTGCAAATCAAACTTAATAATCCCAGTAACTTTAGCAATGCTGTCTAACGTGGTTCCATACACGTATCGTTGCTTCCTGATGAAATGAAAATAGTAAATACAGGTTGTGGCTGACATGCATATACTGGAAAACGTTTGACGCTGTCAACATTTAAGGTCAAGTATATGACGAGTATAATCTATCCTAACTCGACACAAGCTCAACTCTAATTTTGGTATTTGGCCTACCCTAATTATCAACAAGGATAGAATATGCTAACCTGCCAGTGTAGCTTTCATTCACCCTAGGAAAATCTACAGTAGACGCtgatagtttcttttgaaaagctTCGCCGGTTTTCATGTTGAATCTCATTTCATACCTGGAAAGAGTTCAGTGAATGTAAATATAGAATGACATCCAGTGAAATTTtcttcataaattgcatataagaACAAGTAATTTTACAGCTCATTTGCAAAATTATCAAGCTTTTCCTTGACAGCCCCGCCGACCATGTCCAAATTTGGATTCTCCAAGCGGCATGTGATCAAAACAACTTCATCCTCCTCCTCCCAAGCATTGGCTAGGGGAAAATGAGTCAAATAAAAGATGAAAATGGACAAATTAGTCAGAGTTTAATAATTTACAGCACAAATTGAGAAGctttttttattaacttttaaTTGTGATACATTGCTACTATTCTATTTTGAAGTGGTTTGCATGTTACTGAAAGGTATGTTCAAATTTGACATTATTAtaaattgaaaatcaaatgaatggGGAAATATATCGACCTCGCTTTTTTTTAAATCATCAGGAACTTCAATTTCACGATCATTGGATTTTACAAATGATCATTAAAGAATATCAATCAACATATTAACTTAAGGAGAAACAAAAGCAAGCAAGCATACCATTGTGGAAAATGAAGCAATTTGGTAGTTCAAACCATCTGATATGCTTCTCATCCTTAGCATACCGAGGTAGGACTCCAAAACGAGCTTTCTTGGTTGAATCAAATGAGAATATCAATGTCTTATTCTTCACCATTTCCTAAAAAATACATTTCAATCAACAATTAAGATTTATTTAATCTCCATCAAGTAATATTACTGACAAACTAATCTTTCGCCAGATCATATGAACTACCTTTGGCCTAAAGTAGAGAGGAAGGTCCATAAATATTGAATAATTCTCTGTGATGGCAAAGTCATGCATCATGACGGGTTCTGATATTGTTATTGGAACAGGATCATGCATAAAACCATCCTTTGATACTACTCTGTATGTGACATATGGTGCTGAATGTGAATATCCAAATGTAAACATCTCCCCTGCATATAGGAAAGTTATTTGTTGGAAATTGGAATTGCTTTTCCATTAAATCTTTCAACTTAATCACTTATTTGACGATGGTTTCACCAGTAAATGGGTCAACTTTTGGATGAGCGGTGAAGTTATGGCCCAATCTCTTGTCATAATCTAGCAAGCCAAGTGTCTGCAAATCACCGTCTTCAAAAACTTTAATAGCAtctgaaaattttaaaatgagaCTACTTCAGTACCGTAGAAGAAGA includes these proteins:
- the LOC131618441 gene encoding nuclear transcription factor Y subunit A-1-like isoform X2, coding for MLIIHCLLHRKREKGSHLNAILILKAKVPNSWKTSERMPGKPETDECGVKHSEHVSIYSHHPWWLENASKSSSLDQLNCSIMNLEALVSPSGGDVAKEHRNIKHYQSSTPFTMDKHLDPNSQTELVGHSTVLTSPYSHPQFGQFLTTYGQPAMMNPQLYHMHHTRVLLPLEMEEEPVYVNAKQYHGILRRRQSRAKAELEKKVIKVRKPYLHESRHLHALRRARGNGGRFLNTKKLEHDSNAAIEKGNDTGAMLVTNKENQGSSNALPSVQKLQGFDIGYHDGNGFTGVCHSQANGKQEGDFFGKERDSSGAIK
- the LOC131616738 gene encoding carotenoid 9,10(9',10')-cleavage dioxygenase 1 isoform X1; translated protein: MGSEKNENGVILNVEPKPSNGFTSKAVDLLEKIIVKIFYDSSLPHHWLTGNFAPVKDETPPVKDLTVQGHLPDCLNGEFVRVGPNPKFSPVAGYHWFDGDGCVLFCFQMIHGLRIKDGKASYVSRYVKTSRFKQEEYFKGSKFMKIGDLKGLFGLLMVNIQMLRAKLKVLDVSYGHGTANTALVYHHQKLLALSEGDKPYAIKVFEDGDLQTLGLLDYDKRLGHNFTAHPKVDPFTGEMFTFGYSHSAPYVTYRVVSKDGFMHDPVPITISEPVMMHDFAITENYSIFMDLPLYFRPKEMVKNKTLIFSFDSTKKARFGVLPRYAKDEKHIRWFELPNCFIFHNANAWEEEDEVVLITCRLENPNLDMVGGAVKEKLDNFANELYEMRFNMKTGEAFQKKLSASTVDFPRVNESYTGRKQRYVYGTTLDSIAKVTGIIKFDLHAEPDLGKTKLEVGGNVQGLYDLGPGRFGSEAVYVPRVPGTDSEEDDGYLIFFVHDENTGKSFVHVLDAKTMSADPVAVVELPQRVPYGFHAFFVTEEQLQEQAKV
- the LOC131618441 gene encoding nuclear transcription factor Y subunit A-1-like isoform X1 → MLIIHCLLHRKREKGSHLNAILILKAKVPNSWKTSERMPGKPETDECGVKHSEHVSIYSHHPWWLENASKSSSLDQLNCSIMNLEALVSPSVSGGDVAKEHRNIKHYQSSTPFTMDKHLDPNSQTELVGHSTVLTSPYSHPQFGQFLTTYGQPAMMNPQLYHMHHTRVLLPLEMEEEPVYVNAKQYHGILRRRQSRAKAELEKKVIKVRKPYLHESRHLHALRRARGNGGRFLNTKKLEHDSNAAIEKGNDTGAMLVTNKENQGSSNALPSVQKLQGFDIGYHDGNGFTGVCHSQANGKQEGDFFGKERDSSGAIK
- the LOC131616738 gene encoding carotenoid 9,10(9',10')-cleavage dioxygenase 1 isoform X2: MGSEKNENGVILNVEPKPSNGFTSKAVDLLEKIIVKIFYDSSLPHHWLTGNFAPVKDETPPVKDLTVQGHLPDCLNGEFVRVGPNPKFSPVAGYHWFDGDGMIHGLRIKDGKASYVSRYVKTSRFKQEEYFKGSKFMKIGDLKGLFGLLMVNIQMLRAKLKVLDVSYGHGTANTALVYHHQKLLALSEGDKPYAIKVFEDGDLQTLGLLDYDKRLGHNFTAHPKVDPFTGEMFTFGYSHSAPYVTYRVVSKDGFMHDPVPITISEPVMMHDFAITENYSIFMDLPLYFRPKEMVKNKTLIFSFDSTKKARFGVLPRYAKDEKHIRWFELPNCFIFHNANAWEEEDEVVLITCRLENPNLDMVGGAVKEKLDNFANELYEMRFNMKTGEAFQKKLSASTVDFPRVNESYTGRKQRYVYGTTLDSIAKVTGIIKFDLHAEPDLGKTKLEVGGNVQGLYDLGPGRFGSEAVYVPRVPGTDSEEDDGYLIFFVHDENTGKSFVHVLDAKTMSADPVAVVELPQRVPYGFHAFFVTEEQLQEQAKV